Within the Acidobacteriota bacterium genome, the region AGGGGTTTTCTCCCATTCCTCCCGTCCTCCCTGTGAAATCTAGGGGTGGTCTCATGACCAAGGTAGAGCTGAAGAAGAACGCGGCCGGGCGGTGGGTTCCGGCGGTGGTGAACGGCCGGAGGCAGGTGCCGTACCGCGGCGTGGACGAGCACGTGGCGAAGGGGCGCAAGGCCGC harbors:
- a CDS encoding citrate lyase subunit alpha (citrate-ACP transferase, the alpha subunit catalyzes the formation of (3S)-citryl-CoA from acetyl-CoA and citrate); the protein is MTKVELKKNAAGRWVPAVVNGRRQVPYRGVDEHVAKGRKAAPPIASAARYPGNGDKRVKTLAEALEACGLSDGMTLSTHH